In a single window of the Gossypium hirsutum isolate 1008001.06 chromosome A13, Gossypium_hirsutum_v2.1, whole genome shotgun sequence genome:
- the LOC107963456 gene encoding protein HIGH ARSENIC CONTENT 1, mitochondrial encodes MDAPKSCTPEEVATVNVISAKDLLGSNYCYLDVRTPEEFSKSHIDHAFNVPYMFITQEGKVKNPEFLKEVSLILKKDDHIIVGCNSGGRGVRACVDLIEAGYENVSNMEGGYSAWVDAGLTSAGDKPAEELKSKFRP; translated from the exons ATGGATGCCCCTAAGAG TTGTACGCCTGAAGAAGTTGCCACTGTGAATGTAATATCTGCAAAAGATTTGCTTGGATCAAACTACTGCTATCTGGATGTGAG GACACCCGAGGAGTTCAGTAAAAGTCATATTGACCATGCTTTCAATGTTCCTTACATGTTCATCACACAAGAAG GTAAAGTGAAAAATCCAGAGTTCCTGAAGGAGGTCTCCTTAATCTTGAAAAAGGATGATCACATAATTGTG GGTTGCAACAGTGGAGGACGAGGTGTCCGAGCTTGTGTTGATCTTATCGAGGCT GGTTATGAGAATGTGAGTAACATGGAAGGTGGTTATTCAGCTTGGGTCGACGCTGGACTCACATCTGCCGGGGATAAACCTGCTGAAGAGCTCAAAAGCAAATTTCGcccttaa